A stretch of the Clostridium fungisolvens genome encodes the following:
- a CDS encoding undecaprenyldiphospho-muramoylpentapeptide beta-N-acetylglucosaminyltransferase, which translates to MEKYKIIMTGGGTAGHVTPNLALVPELMKENFDIKYIGSKDGIEKDIIKNSSNMEYFGISSGKLRRYFDVKNFSDPFKVVKGMVEAYKIITKEKPDIVFSKGGFVTVPVVIAASIKKIPVVSHESDITPGLANKLAAPFCNKLCVTFSESLKYIKDNKGVYTGTPIRKELFEGSAIKGKRLCGFNDNKPVLFVIGGSLGSKVINETIRSSLKELVVKYNIIHICGKGNFDSSCKDIKGYVQFEYVSEELPHLMNAADYIISRAGANVIFEILALKKPNILIPLSAKVSRGDQVLNARSFKENGYSLVIEDEELTKEKLLEQLEILKNDRNKYISNMRESKGKDGVSNIVAVIMNCVKEKK; encoded by the coding sequence TTGGAAAAATATAAAATAATTATGACTGGTGGAGGAACTGCAGGACATGTAACTCCTAACCTTGCGCTAGTACCTGAGCTGATGAAAGAAAACTTTGATATAAAATACATAGGAAGTAAAGATGGGATAGAGAAAGATATAATAAAAAACTCCTCTAATATGGAGTACTTTGGGATATCTAGTGGTAAGCTTAGGAGATATTTTGATGTGAAAAATTTCTCGGATCCATTTAAGGTAGTAAAAGGAATGGTAGAGGCTTATAAAATAATAACAAAAGAAAAACCAGATATAGTGTTCTCTAAGGGAGGATTTGTTACTGTTCCTGTTGTTATAGCCGCATCAATTAAAAAAATACCAGTGGTATCTCATGAATCAGATATAACTCCTGGGCTTGCTAATAAGCTTGCAGCGCCATTTTGCAATAAGCTCTGTGTAACTTTTTCAGAGAGTCTAAAATATATAAAAGATAACAAAGGTGTTTATACAGGCACGCCTATAAGAAAAGAATTATTTGAAGGCAGTGCTATAAAAGGAAAGAGATTGTGTGGATTTAATGATAATAAACCGGTACTATTTGTTATAGGTGGAAGCCTTGGGTCAAAAGTAATAAATGAAACTATAAGAAGTTCATTAAAAGAGTTGGTAGTAAAATACAATATTATTCATATATGCGGAAAAGGGAACTTTGATTCATCTTGTAAAGATATAAAGGGATATGTTCAGTTTGAGTATGTCTCTGAAGAGTTGCCACATTTAATGAATGCCGCAGATTATATTATTTCAAGAGCAGGAGCAAATGTAATATTTGAAATACTAGCTTTAAAAAAACCTAATATTCTCATTCCGTTATCAGCAAAGGTTAGCAGAGGAGATCAGGTTTTAAATGCGAGGTCATTTAAGGAAAACGGATATAGTCTTGTTATAGAGGATGAAGAGCTAACAAAAGAAAAACTTTTAGAGCAACTGGAGATATTAAAAAATGACAGAAATAAATATATAAGCAATATGCGTGAGAGTAAGGGTAAGGACGGAGTATCTAATATAGTTGCAGTAATAATGAATTGTGTTAAAGAGAAAAAATAA
- a CDS encoding alpha/beta-type small acid-soluble spore protein, with translation MAQKVLIPESKNGLSKFKYEVANELGVQFSDYNGTISANQCGKVGGEMVKRMVEQYEKSL, from the coding sequence ATGGCTCAAAAGGTATTGATACCAGAATCTAAGAACGGATTGTCTAAATTTAAATATGAAGTCGCTAATGAACTTGGGGTTCAATTTTCAGACTATAATGGAACTATTTCTGCAAACCAATGTGGGAAGGTTGGTGGAGAAATGGTAAAGAGAATGGTTGAACAGTATGAAAAAAGTTTATAA
- the recJ gene encoding single-stranded-DNA-specific exonuclease RecJ, translating to MSENWLLINKGIADANKLIKELNISQFTARLLVNRDITNVRQAEKFLYGELNDLYDAHLMKDMDKAVAMIKLAIENNRKIIIYGDYDCDGVNSTVILNNALKNCNANYNYYIPNREDEGYGMNSNRIRRLKEEGYELILTCDNGIAAFEQVDLAKSLGMDVIITDHHDIPIFKEDDGTTIEKFPNADAVVNPKRNDCKYPFKKLCGAGVAFKLVQCLYEALGISNNKAYDLLEFAAIATVCDVVDLIDENRILVKEGLKRINNTKNIGLKALMKQTNLDGKVVGAYHLGFIIGPCVNATGRLETADLSVELLITNENDRASELAKELHELNQRRQEMTTESVELIEEQILRNHMEKDKVLVVYNDRIHESIAGIVAGRIREKYNVPALILTQGKEMAKGSGRSIEEYNMFEELSNCKELLDKFGGHPMAAGLSVKEENIPKLREKLLESCKLKDEDIVPKVRIDLRLPLAYVNEQVVDELEKLEPFGKGNNTPLFGEKSVETLRIWTIGKEKNILKFRFKMLGSNYSMDGICFNKYEEFKEQFIDKYGENEFLRALDTSFCNFKMDFLFYPSVNEYNGNRSIQAIIKSIRL from the coding sequence ATGAGTGAAAATTGGCTTTTGATAAATAAAGGAATTGCAGATGCAAATAAGCTTATAAAGGAACTAAATATAAGCCAATTCACTGCGAGATTGTTGGTAAATAGAGATATAACTAATGTAAGGCAGGCTGAGAAATTTTTATATGGCGAGCTAAATGATTTGTATGATGCGCACCTTATGAAAGATATGGATAAAGCAGTAGCTATGATAAAGCTTGCTATTGAAAATAATAGAAAAATTATAATATATGGAGATTATGATTGTGATGGTGTCAACAGCACAGTAATTTTAAATAATGCATTAAAGAACTGTAATGCAAACTATAATTATTATATCCCTAACCGAGAAGACGAAGGTTATGGAATGAATAGTAATAGAATAAGAAGGTTAAAGGAAGAGGGATATGAGTTAATATTAACCTGCGATAATGGAATTGCTGCTTTTGAGCAGGTAGATTTAGCTAAGTCTCTAGGAATGGATGTAATAATTACTGATCACCATGATATTCCGATTTTTAAAGAGGATGATGGGACTACCATTGAGAAGTTCCCTAATGCAGATGCAGTTGTTAATCCTAAAAGAAATGATTGTAAATATCCATTTAAAAAGCTATGTGGTGCTGGGGTAGCGTTTAAATTAGTTCAGTGCTTATACGAAGCTTTGGGGATTTCAAACAATAAGGCTTATGATTTACTTGAATTTGCAGCTATAGCTACTGTATGTGATGTGGTTGATTTAATAGATGAAAATAGGATACTAGTAAAAGAAGGTTTAAAAAGAATTAATAATACTAAAAACATAGGCTTGAAAGCTTTGATGAAGCAAACTAATCTAGATGGTAAGGTTGTAGGAGCATATCATCTAGGATTTATAATAGGACCTTGCGTAAATGCTACTGGTAGATTAGAAACCGCTGATTTGTCAGTTGAGCTGCTTATTACAAATGAGAATGATAGAGCATCTGAACTTGCAAAAGAACTACATGAATTAAATCAAAGAAGACAAGAAATGACTACTGAGAGTGTTGAGCTAATTGAAGAGCAAATTTTAAGAAATCATATGGAAAAAGATAAGGTGTTAGTAGTTTATAATGATAGAATTCATGAAAGTATTGCGGGTATTGTAGCTGGTAGAATTAGAGAAAAGTATAATGTTCCGGCTTTGATTTTGACGCAAGGAAAAGAAATGGCTAAAGGATCAGGAAGATCTATAGAAGAATATAATATGTTTGAGGAATTATCCAATTGCAAAGAATTGTTGGATAAGTTTGGTGGCCATCCAATGGCAGCAGGATTATCAGTTAAGGAAGAGAATATACCTAAACTTAGAGAAAAGTTGCTAGAAAGCTGTAAGCTAAAGGATGAAGATATAGTTCCAAAAGTTCGAATTGACTTGCGACTTCCTTTAGCATATGTAAATGAACAAGTTGTAGATGAATTAGAGAAGCTTGAGCCATTTGGAAAAGGGAATAATACTCCTTTGTTTGGAGAAAAGTCTGTGGAAACTCTTAGAATATGGACTATAGGGAAAGAAAAGAATATATTAAAGTTTAGGTTTAAGATGCTTGGTAGCAATTATAGCATGGATGGAATTTGCTTTAATAAATATGAAGAATTTAAAGAGCAATTCATCGATAAATATGGAGAAAATGAATTTCTTAGGGCTTTAGATACTTCATTTTGTAACTTTAAAATGGATTTCCTTTTTTATCCTTCTGTAAATGAGTATAACGGTAATAGAAGTATTCAAGCGATAATTAAAAGTATTAGACTATGA
- a CDS encoding M16 family metallopeptidase has translation MEKFVLNNGVRLLYEHRESYVTSFCIGFEAGANAEVGFKLGTAHALEHMLFKGTTTLDEDEINLKCDRLLGFNNAMTNFPYCIYYGTSSNEDFVEAFSLYADIILNPALSEAGFKEEMEVIIQEFNEWKEDFSQYCEDELFYNSYERKRLKDIIIGTESSIKEIHIDDLKRFYKKYYVPENCVISVVTSISFEDIKTVVENIFSNFKGEYSKAVDNSESISSGLYYKEVSGFEGAKIQYIYDISMLDAKEVEALRIFNMWFGEGVSSRLFDKVRTKGGLAYEIFSAVKNEANIKLLSINCSTSKNSVDRCLNIIDLLVDNVVGDFNTLTQADINYLIKRLKLKRALELEKSIVLANRLTIYELMYKRGKMVFDELEFEYEISKKDIINVIKKVFVNPSKQVLW, from the coding sequence ATGGAAAAGTTTGTTTTAAATAATGGAGTTAGGCTCTTATATGAACATAGAGAATCTTATGTAACTTCATTTTGTATTGGGTTTGAAGCTGGTGCTAATGCAGAAGTGGGTTTCAAGCTTGGAACCGCACATGCACTTGAACATATGCTATTTAAGGGAACAACTACTCTAGATGAAGATGAAATTAATTTGAAATGCGATAGACTTTTGGGATTTAATAATGCAATGACAAATTTTCCATATTGTATTTATTACGGAACTTCCTCTAATGAAGATTTTGTTGAAGCTTTCTCTTTATATGCTGATATAATACTAAATCCTGCTTTAAGTGAAGCTGGATTTAAGGAAGAGATGGAAGTAATAATACAAGAATTTAATGAATGGAAGGAAGATTTTAGCCAGTATTGTGAAGATGAGTTGTTTTATAATTCATATGAAAGAAAAAGGCTAAAAGATATTATCATCGGCACTGAATCTTCAATAAAAGAAATCCATATAGATGATTTAAAAAGGTTTTACAAAAAATACTATGTGCCGGAAAACTGTGTCATTTCAGTAGTTACTAGTATTTCTTTTGAGGATATAAAAACAGTAGTTGAAAATATATTTTCTAATTTTAAAGGAGAATATAGTAAAGCGGTAGATAACAGTGAGTCTATAAGTTCAGGGCTTTACTATAAGGAAGTTAGTGGATTTGAGGGAGCAAAAATACAATATATATATGATATAAGTATGTTAGACGCAAAAGAAGTGGAAGCTCTTAGAATATTTAATATGTGGTTTGGTGAAGGTGTAAGTTCTAGATTGTTTGATAAGGTTAGAACAAAAGGTGGATTGGCATATGAGATATTCAGCGCTGTGAAAAATGAAGCTAATATAAAGTTGCTTTCTATTAACTGTAGTACATCTAAAAATAGTGTGGATAGATGTCTTAATATCATAGATTTGCTTGTTGATAATGTAGTTGGTGATTTTAATACGCTAACACAAGCTGATATTAATTATTTAATAAAGAGATTGAAACTTAAGCGTGCTCTAGAATTAGAAAAGAGTATTGTGCTAGCAAATAGGCTCACAATCTACGAACTTATGTACAAAAGAGGTAAAATGGTTTTCGATGAGTTAGAATTTGAATACGAAATTAGTAAGAAAGATATAATTAACGTGATAAAGAAAGTATTTGTGAACCCTTCAAAGCAAGTACTTTGGTAA
- a CDS encoding DJ-1 family glyoxalase III, producing MKKVLVLLAEGFEEIEALTVVDVLRRANVECQTCSIKDKEVSGSHDILVLADMTLENEDLNSYDAIVLPGGMPGASNLKENIRVIELVKDYYASGKIVAAICAAPIVLAKAGIIDGKLLTSYPSFDKQLEHCIYKDELVVVDGNIITSRGPATTLPFAFKLLEKLGYEQEANDLKEGMMFNFLLSQ from the coding sequence ATGAAAAAGGTATTGGTATTACTAGCGGAAGGTTTTGAAGAAATTGAAGCGCTTACTGTAGTTGACGTACTTAGAAGAGCAAATGTAGAGTGTCAAACATGCAGCATTAAAGATAAAGAGGTATCTGGATCTCATGATATATTAGTATTGGCGGATATGACTTTAGAAAATGAAGATTTAAATAGCTATGATGCTATAGTTTTGCCAGGAGGTATGCCAGGAGCTTCTAATCTTAAAGAAAATATAAGAGTTATTGAGCTTGTTAAAGATTACTATGCTTCCGGAAAAATTGTTGCAGCAATTTGTGCTGCACCAATCGTTTTAGCTAAAGCAGGAATAATTGACGGTAAGCTATTAACTTCATATCCATCGTTTGATAAGCAATTAGAGCACTGTATTTATAAAGATGAGCTAGTTGTGGTAGATGGAAACATAATAACAAGTAGAGGGCCAGCTACTACATTGCCTTTTGCATTCAAACTTCTAGAGAAACTAGGATATGAACAAGAAGCTAATGATTTAAAAGAAGGTATGATGTTTAATTTTCTACTTAGCCAATAG
- a CDS encoding DNA topoisomerase IV subunit A encodes MAKKNEAIPKDNNIIPIAIEEAMPDNYLPYAVEVAKDRALPDVRDGLKPVHRRILYGAYLLRAFPDKPYYKSARIVGDILGKFHPHGDSSVYESMVILAQNFTTREPLIDGHGNWGSIDGDSAAAMRYTEARLAPIAMEMIRDIDKGIVEMVPNYSDTELEPKVLPSRYPNLLVNGAFGIAVGLATNIPPHNLKEVSDGVLAYIENPEITTKELMHFIKGPDLPTGGILIGKNSMLSAYETGEGKVTLRAKTSIEKLENGRLGIVITEFPYRRNKAKLLQLISEMTGDKRHAKALEAITDIRDESDRTGIRAVIELRKNADENIADKVLKYLFKKTDLQCNISFNMVALADGKPETMGLKTIIGHYVNHQKDIVTKRTIRELEVAEKRFHIVEGFIKAIDIMDQIIETIRASKSKKDASINLIDRFGFSEIQAEAILELMLYRLTGLEIKEFQKEHKELDKLIKSLRKILSDEKELLKVVKEELKEVTDKFASARRTAVIEDDSEAKIDIEELIIAEDVMVTLSNDGFIKRVPLKSYNRSNSNPEDIEYREGDYLKYCFSSNTKDNILFFTDKGNMYQAKCNLIPEYKWKDKGERIDEIIKVLSVDEEKIIMALSVDNFMPNKCFEFITSKAVIKKTAMDKFVTAYSKLLAIRLKENEKLVDVRLVDFEKEAKFIHLKTKLGLDFQVEEPELELVDRNIIGIPLSPISQEDEVVKIEYIDEYNFADFIVGVNKKGNMKIYKKALKDSFMKSATLSNEQILIFTSKGNMYKIPSYLVQNISDEINIRMLVDGFSEDEMVLSLNSEKDFNDEKSVMFFTKNGLVKKTIMKEFEGNSSSQVAYKLKSNDDEVVAVKVYKNTGNSDILMVTKKGMVIKFSEENVSPMGRVASGVTGISLKEDDSVVFGSVLRSVIESKNNKSYNEIAAEMAAAEKIILVANSGDKKEIILEEIKTQNRAGRGNCLIVVLQNDYIKEVQLK; translated from the coding sequence ATGGCGAAAAAGAATGAAGCAATTCCTAAGGATAATAATATAATTCCTATAGCTATAGAAGAGGCTATGCCTGATAACTATTTGCCGTATGCAGTTGAGGTGGCTAAGGATAGAGCCTTGCCAGATGTAAGGGATGGATTAAAGCCAGTTCATAGAAGAATTCTTTATGGAGCTTACCTTCTAAGAGCTTTTCCTGATAAGCCATACTATAAATCTGCAAGAATAGTTGGAGATATCTTAGGTAAATTCCACCCACACGGTGATTCATCTGTTTATGAATCAATGGTAATCTTGGCTCAAAATTTTACTACTAGAGAACCATTGATAGATGGTCATGGAAACTGGGGATCAATTGATGGTGATAGTGCAGCTGCTATGAGATATACAGAGGCGAGACTTGCGCCTATCGCAATGGAAATGATAAGAGATATTGATAAGGGAATAGTTGAGATGGTTCCTAACTATTCAGACACTGAATTAGAACCTAAGGTTTTACCTAGTAGATACCCAAATCTTTTAGTTAACGGAGCTTTCGGAATAGCGGTAGGTTTAGCTACAAATATTCCACCTCATAATCTAAAAGAGGTTTCAGATGGGGTTTTGGCTTATATAGAAAACCCAGAGATAACAACGAAAGAGCTAATGCACTTTATAAAAGGGCCTGACCTTCCAACTGGAGGCATATTAATAGGTAAAAATTCTATGCTTTCTGCCTATGAGACTGGCGAAGGAAAAGTTACGCTGAGAGCTAAGACAAGTATTGAGAAACTAGAAAACGGAAGATTGGGTATTGTTATAACTGAGTTTCCGTATAGAAGAAATAAGGCTAAGCTTCTTCAGCTTATTTCCGAGATGACAGGAGATAAGAGGCATGCTAAAGCGTTAGAGGCTATAACAGATATAAGAGATGAATCTGATAGAACTGGTATAAGGGCTGTAATTGAGCTAAGAAAAAATGCCGATGAAAATATTGCTGATAAAGTTCTCAAATATTTATTTAAAAAGACAGACCTGCAGTGTAATATAAGCTTTAATATGGTTGCTCTTGCAGACGGAAAACCTGAAACAATGGGGCTAAAGACTATAATAGGTCACTATGTTAACCATCAAAAGGATATCGTTACAAAACGAACTATAAGAGAGCTAGAAGTTGCAGAAAAGAGATTCCATATTGTGGAAGGCTTTATAAAGGCTATCGATATAATGGATCAAATAATTGAAACAATTAGAGCTTCTAAATCTAAAAAAGATGCATCTATAAATCTAATAGACAGATTTGGATTTAGTGAAATTCAAGCTGAAGCTATATTGGAGTTAATGCTTTATAGATTAACTGGTCTTGAAATAAAAGAGTTCCAAAAGGAACATAAAGAACTAGATAAGCTTATAAAGAGTTTAAGAAAAATATTAAGTGACGAAAAAGAGCTTCTGAAGGTAGTGAAAGAAGAGCTAAAAGAAGTTACTGATAAATTTGCTAGTGCTAGAAGAACGGCAGTAATAGAAGATGATAGTGAAGCGAAAATAGACATTGAAGAACTTATAATTGCTGAAGATGTTATGGTGACATTATCAAATGATGGATTTATAAAGAGGGTACCTTTAAAATCTTATAATAGGTCAAACTCAAATCCGGAAGATATTGAATATAGAGAAGGAGATTACCTTAAGTATTGTTTCAGTTCTAATACAAAGGATAACATATTATTTTTCACTGATAAGGGGAATATGTATCAAGCTAAGTGTAACCTTATACCAGAGTACAAGTGGAAGGATAAGGGAGAAAGAATTGATGAAATTATAAAGGTATTATCTGTAGATGAAGAAAAGATAATAATGGCTTTATCGGTAGATAATTTTATGCCGAATAAATGTTTTGAATTTATAACTTCAAAGGCAGTTATAAAGAAGACTGCTATGGATAAATTCGTAACAGCATACTCTAAACTTTTGGCCATTAGATTAAAGGAAAACGAAAAGCTTGTAGATGTAAGATTAGTGGATTTTGAAAAAGAAGCTAAGTTTATACATTTGAAAACGAAGTTAGGTTTAGATTTTCAAGTTGAAGAACCTGAATTAGAGCTTGTTGATAGAAATATAATAGGAATTCCGTTAAGTCCTATAAGCCAAGAAGACGAAGTTGTGAAAATAGAGTACATAGACGAGTATAATTTTGCTGATTTTATAGTTGGTGTAAATAAAAAAGGAAATATGAAAATATATAAGAAGGCATTAAAAGACTCCTTTATGAAGAGTGCTACACTGTCAAACGAACAAATTTTGATATTTACATCAAAAGGTAATATGTACAAAATTCCAAGTTATTTAGTACAAAATATTTCAGATGAGATAAATATAAGAATGCTAGTAGATGGATTTAGTGAAGATGAAATGGTCTTAAGTTTGAACTCTGAAAAAGACTTTAATGATGAAAAGTCTGTAATGTTCTTTACAAAGAATGGACTAGTAAAGAAGACCATAATGAAGGAGTTTGAAGGAAATAGTAGCAGCCAGGTAGCCTACAAGTTAAAAAGCAATGATGATGAAGTAGTTGCAGTGAAGGTATATAAAAACACAGGTAATTCAGACATTCTAATGGTAACCAAAAAGGGTATGGTTATAAAGTTCTCAGAAGAAAATGTCTCACCTATGGGTAGGGTTGCATCTGGAGTAACTGGGATAAGTTTAAAGGAAGATGACTCTGTTGTTTTTGGGTCAGTCTTAAGGTCGGTTATTGAAAGTAAAAATAACAAGAGTTATAATGAAATTGCAGCGGAAATGGCTGCAGCAGAGAAAATTATTTTGGTTGCAAATAGTGGTGACAAAAAAGAGATTATATTAGAGGAAATTAAGACACAAAATAGAGCTGGTAGAGGGAATTGTCTAATTGTTGTACTGCAAAATGATTATATTAAAGAAGTACAACTTAAATAG